One window from the genome of Haladaptatus paucihalophilus DX253 encodes:
- a CDS encoding sodium-dependent transporter yields MVRESWASRVGFILAAVGSAVGLGNVWRFPWMTAKYGGSAFLVVYLCIVLLVGVPGLLAEFVIGRRSKRNPAGALARLAPGTKSWGFVGLFGVVTALVLLSFYSVVGGWIVRYFLASFTGSYFAAPGEYFGTISFGWEAAAFQVAFLALTALVVLGGVRGGIEKATKVMMPLIILLLAVLAGWAITQPDAGSGLSFFLDFNPEPIRNDPIGLLQAAAGQALFTLSLGVGTMITYASYLGEDNSLPFDGSVIAVLNTAVGVLAGLVVFPLLFAFQGGLTDASAGGGPGALFVSVAGAFTQVPYGEVVAVGFFAAILFAALSSSISMLEIPVAYLVDEHGVSRRTATLSLAGVILVTGTVCALTPDLFTFVADTLVNLMLTAGLAGFLVFAGWILGSDALAEFDSGAGGFASSLGVPWLWSVRTVLPLFLLVTLAVNLYSLL; encoded by the coding sequence ATGGTACGTGAATCGTGGGCGAGCCGAGTCGGCTTCATCCTCGCGGCGGTGGGGAGCGCGGTCGGCCTCGGCAACGTCTGGCGCTTTCCGTGGATGACGGCCAAGTACGGCGGAAGCGCGTTCCTCGTCGTCTATCTGTGTATCGTATTGCTCGTCGGCGTCCCCGGACTCCTCGCGGAGTTCGTCATCGGCCGCCGGTCGAAACGTAATCCGGCGGGCGCACTCGCTCGACTCGCGCCCGGCACCAAATCGTGGGGCTTCGTCGGTCTGTTCGGCGTCGTCACCGCGCTCGTCTTGCTGTCGTTCTACAGCGTCGTCGGCGGGTGGATCGTTCGATACTTTCTCGCCAGTTTCACCGGGTCGTACTTCGCCGCGCCGGGGGAGTACTTCGGAACTATCAGCTTCGGTTGGGAAGCTGCCGCGTTCCAAGTTGCGTTCCTCGCGCTGACTGCACTGGTCGTCCTCGGCGGGGTTCGCGGCGGCATCGAGAAGGCGACGAAGGTGATGATGCCCCTCATCATCCTCCTGCTCGCGGTGCTGGCGGGGTGGGCCATCACCCAACCCGACGCCGGTTCGGGACTCTCGTTCTTCCTCGATTTCAACCCGGAACCGATTCGAAACGACCCCATCGGACTGTTGCAGGCGGCGGCCGGACAGGCCCTCTTCACCCTCTCGCTCGGCGTCGGGACGATGATAACCTACGCCTCCTACCTCGGCGAGGACAACAGCCTCCCGTTCGACGGGAGCGTCATCGCCGTGTTGAACACGGCCGTCGGCGTCCTCGCCGGACTCGTCGTCTTCCCGCTCCTGTTCGCGTTTCAGGGCGGTCTCACCGACGCCTCCGCGGGCGGCGGCCCCGGCGCGCTGTTCGTCTCCGTCGCGGGCGCGTTCACGCAAGTCCCCTACGGCGAGGTCGTCGCCGTCGGGTTCTTCGCCGCCATCCTCTTCGCCGCCCTGTCGAGCTCCATCAGCATGCTCGAAATCCCCGTCGCGTACCTCGTAGACGAACACGGCGTCTCGCGGCGGACGGCGACGCTCAGCCTCGCGGGGGTCATCCTCGTCACCGGCACGGTCTGTGCGCTCACCCCCGACCTGTTCACCTTCGTAGCGGACACCCTCGTCAACCTGATGCTGACCGCCGGACTCGCGGGATTCCTCGTCTTCGCCGGATGGATCCTCGGGTCTGACGCGCTCGCCGAGTTCGACTCCGGCGCGGGGGGATTCGCCAGTTCGCTCGGCGTCCCGTGGCTCTGGAGCGTCAGGACCGTTCTCCCGCTGTTTCTGCTCGTCACCCTCGCGGTGAACCTCTACTCGCTGTTGTAG
- a CDS encoding sodium-dependent transporter, translating to MAQRETWTSRIGFIFAAVGSAVGLGNIWSFPFQTATNGGAAFLVVYLLAVALIGFPTMLIEFVIGRRGEQNPVEAFRKIGHGQWSFVGGLGLFSSLLTLAFYSVVGGWVLSYIVGSATGSYFGDPGTYFGAVSAGPTAVAAHAVFMAITIGIVALGVTGGIERATTFMIPAILVLLVGLGAWATTLEGATAGYNYYLSPDFGVIANNFGTIVPPAMGQAFFTLSLGFSVMIAYASYLGEDDSLPADGGAIVVVNTLVALLAGFVVFPILFATGGAEGASGGAGTAFVALAGAFGNLPAGQIIGFVFFVVLLFAALSSSISLLEVPVSYITEHYGYRRSTTAVAAGVFIFLVGVPATFGTTWLGFYNDFVFKFLLPIAVLLLAVFIGWFADTDAMDELGRGSSVGGSFKTIWLWWVRTVVPIAVVVTLYLGIKALYTGLSSGAYFG from the coding sequence ATGGCACAACGTGAGACGTGGACGTCACGAATCGGATTCATCTTCGCCGCGGTCGGTAGCGCGGTCGGACTGGGGAACATCTGGTCGTTCCCGTTCCAGACCGCGACGAACGGCGGTGCGGCGTTCCTCGTGGTCTATCTCCTGGCGGTGGCGCTCATCGGCTTTCCGACGATGCTCATCGAGTTCGTCATCGGTCGGCGGGGGGAACAGAACCCGGTCGAGGCGTTCCGGAAAATCGGACACGGGCAGTGGTCGTTCGTCGGGGGACTCGGCCTGTTCTCCTCGCTCTTGACGCTCGCGTTCTACAGCGTCGTCGGCGGGTGGGTCCTCAGCTACATCGTCGGAAGCGCCACGGGAAGCTACTTCGGCGACCCCGGAACCTATTTCGGTGCGGTGTCCGCCGGACCGACCGCCGTCGCCGCTCACGCCGTTTTCATGGCGATCACCATCGGCATCGTCGCGCTCGGCGTCACGGGCGGCATCGAGCGAGCCACGACGTTCATGATTCCCGCCATTCTCGTCCTCCTCGTCGGACTGGGCGCTTGGGCGACCACGCTCGAGGGTGCCACGGCGGGGTACAACTACTACCTCTCCCCGGACTTCGGCGTCATCGCGAACAACTTCGGTACCATCGTTCCGCCCGCGATGGGACAGGCGTTCTTCACCCTCTCGCTCGGGTTCAGCGTCATGATCGCATACGCGTCCTACCTCGGCGAAGACGACAGTCTCCCAGCCGACGGGGGAGCCATCGTCGTCGTCAACACCCTCGTCGCGCTCCTCGCCGGGTTCGTCGTCTTCCCCATCCTCTTCGCCACGGGCGGGGCGGAAGGCGCGAGCGGCGGTGCCGGAACGGCGTTCGTCGCCCTCGCAGGCGCGTTCGGTAACCTTCCGGCGGGACAGATAATCGGCTTCGTCTTCTTCGTCGTCCTGCTGTTCGCGGCCCTCTCCAGTTCCATCAGTCTCCTCGAAGTGCCGGTGTCCTACATCACCGAGCACTACGGCTACCGACGTTCGACGACCGCGGTCGCGGCCGGCGTCTTCATCTTCCTCGTCGGCGTCCCCGCGACGTTCGGTACGACCTGGCTCGGCTTTTACAACGACTTCGTGTTTAAGTTCCTCCTTCCCATCGCGGTGCTCCTCCTCGCCGTCTTCATCGGGTGGTTCGCCGACACCGACGCGATGGACGAACTCGGGCGAGGGAGTTCGGTGGGCGGGTCGTTCAAGACGATTTGGCTGTGGTGGGTGCGGACCGTCGTCCCCATCGCAGTCGTCGTCACCCTCTACTTGGGTATCAAGGCACTTTACACGGGACTCTCCTCGGGGGCCTACTTCGGCTGA